Proteins encoded within one genomic window of [Enterobacter] lignolyticus SCF1:
- the rnpA gene encoding ribonuclease P protein component, protein MVKLAFPRELRLLTPTHFTFVFQQPQRAGTPQITILGRLNSLGHPRIGLTVAKKNVKRAHERNRIKRLTRESFRLRQHELPPMDFVVVAKKGVADLDNRALTEALEKLWRRHCRLARGS, encoded by the coding sequence GTGGTTAAGCTCGCTTTTCCCAGGGAGTTACGTTTGTTAACTCCCACTCATTTCACATTCGTCTTCCAGCAGCCGCAACGGGCTGGCACGCCGCAAATCACCATCCTCGGCCGCCTGAATTCGCTGGGGCATCCCCGCATCGGTCTTACCGTCGCCAAGAAAAACGTTAAACGCGCCCATGAACGCAATCGGATTAAACGTCTGACGCGTGAGAGCTTCCGTTTGCGTCAACATGAACTTCCGCCTATGGACTTCGTGGTGGTGGCGAAGAAGGGGGTTGCAGACCTCGATAACCGTGCTCTCACGGAAGCGTTGGAAAAATTATGGCGCCGTCACTGTCGCC